From the genome of Chelmon rostratus isolate fCheRos1 chromosome 1, fCheRos1.pri, whole genome shotgun sequence, one region includes:
- the ist1 gene encoding IST1 homolog isoform X2 — protein sequence MLGGGFKAERLRVNLRLVINRLKLLEKKKTELAQKARKEIADYLSSGKDERARIRVEHIIREDYLVEAMEILELYCDLLLARFGLIQTMKDLDPGLQEAVSTLIWAAPHLQSEVSELKIVSDQLHAKYSKEYGKLCRTNQIGTVNDRLMHKLSVEAPPKILVERYLIEIAKNYNVPYEPDAMVRPEVCPGEEADLIDVNNDKKSGGGGGGGGFHAGAMPMPMHMPMPMPTAFNYPPPNGAEPFNVGTYNNFQHPMGGGQPPQLPTSPPTYESAVGPGPSSKPFDNSLPELPSVPDTLPTSSFGGNTTSSDDIDFDNLTRRFEELKKKT from the exons ATGCTGGGAGGAGGGTTCAAAGCAGAGAGGCTAAGAGTTAACCTCCGGCTGGTCATCAACCGACTCAAACTGcttgagaaaaagaaaa CCGAGCTTGCTCAAAAGGCGAGGAAAGAGATCGCAGATTACTTGTCATCGGGAAAGGATGAGCGGGCACGGATCCGTGTGGAGCACATCATCAGAGAAGACTATCTGGTGGAAGCCATGGAGATCCTGGAGCTTTACTGTGACCTGCTGCTTGCTCGCTTTGGCCTCATTCAGACCATGAA GGACCTGGACCCAGGCTTGCAGGAAGCAGTATCCACTCTCATCTGGGCAGCGCCTCATCTCCAGTCAGAGGTGTCTGAACTAAAAATT GTGTCAGACCAGCTCCATGCAAAATATAGCAAGGAGTACGGCAAGCTGTGCAGGACAAACCAGATTGGCACAGTCAACGATAGG CTGATGCACAAACTGAGTGTGGAGGCACCTCCCAAGATCTTGGTGGAACGTTACTTGATAGAGATCGCAAAGAACTATAATGTGCCGTATGAACCAGACGCCATGGTCCGG CCCGAGGTGTGTCCTGGAGAGGAAGCAGACCTGATTGACGTGAACAATGACAAGAAatctggaggaggtggaggtggtggaggtttCCACGCTGGTGCTATGCCTATGCCCATGCATATGCCCATGCCCATGCCAACAGCTTTCAACTATCCACCTCCCAATGGAGCC GAACCGTTTAATGTTGGAACCTACAACAACTTCCAGCACCCCATGGGAGGAGGGCAGCCCCCTCAGCTGCCCACTTCTCCCCCCACATACGAGTCT GCAGTAG GTCCCGGCCCGTCATCTAAGCCATTTGACAACTCTCTGCCAGAACTCCCGTCTGTTCCCGACACACTCCCCACCTCCTCGTTCGGCGGGAACACCACCTCCTCGGATGACATCGACTTTGACAATTTGACAAGGCGGtttgaggagctgaagaagaagaccTAA
- the ist1 gene encoding IST1 homolog isoform X1, with protein sequence MLGGGFKAERLRVNLRLVINRLKLLEKKKTELAQKARKEIADYLSSGKDERARIRVEHIIREDYLVEAMEILELYCDLLLARFGLIQTMKDLDPGLQEAVSTLIWAAPHLQSEVSELKIVSDQLHAKYSKEYGKLCRTNQIGTVNDRLMHKLSVEAPPKILVERYLIEIAKNYNVPYEPDAMVRPEVCPGEEADLIDVNNDKKSGGGGGGGGFHAGAMPMPMHMPMPMPTAFNYPPPNGAEPFNVGTYNNFQHPMGGGQPPQLPTSPPTYESIDDINEIPSVPSQAVGPGPSSKPFDNSLPELPSVPDTLPTSSFGGNTTSSDDIDFDNLTRRFEELKKKT encoded by the exons ATGCTGGGAGGAGGGTTCAAAGCAGAGAGGCTAAGAGTTAACCTCCGGCTGGTCATCAACCGACTCAAACTGcttgagaaaaagaaaa CCGAGCTTGCTCAAAAGGCGAGGAAAGAGATCGCAGATTACTTGTCATCGGGAAAGGATGAGCGGGCACGGATCCGTGTGGAGCACATCATCAGAGAAGACTATCTGGTGGAAGCCATGGAGATCCTGGAGCTTTACTGTGACCTGCTGCTTGCTCGCTTTGGCCTCATTCAGACCATGAA GGACCTGGACCCAGGCTTGCAGGAAGCAGTATCCACTCTCATCTGGGCAGCGCCTCATCTCCAGTCAGAGGTGTCTGAACTAAAAATT GTGTCAGACCAGCTCCATGCAAAATATAGCAAGGAGTACGGCAAGCTGTGCAGGACAAACCAGATTGGCACAGTCAACGATAGG CTGATGCACAAACTGAGTGTGGAGGCACCTCCCAAGATCTTGGTGGAACGTTACTTGATAGAGATCGCAAAGAACTATAATGTGCCGTATGAACCAGACGCCATGGTCCGG CCCGAGGTGTGTCCTGGAGAGGAAGCAGACCTGATTGACGTGAACAATGACAAGAAatctggaggaggtggaggtggtggaggtttCCACGCTGGTGCTATGCCTATGCCCATGCATATGCCCATGCCCATGCCAACAGCTTTCAACTATCCACCTCCCAATGGAGCC GAACCGTTTAATGTTGGAACCTACAACAACTTCCAGCACCCCATGGGAGGAGGGCAGCCCCCTCAGCTGCCCACTTCTCCCCCCACATACGAGTCT ATTGATGACATAAATGAAATACCTTCTGTTCCTTCGCAGGCAGTAG GTCCCGGCCCGTCATCTAAGCCATTTGACAACTCTCTGCCAGAACTCCCGTCTGTTCCCGACACACTCCCCACCTCCTCGTTCGGCGGGAACACCACCTCCTCGGATGACATCGACTTTGACAATTTGACAAGGCGGtttgaggagctgaagaagaagaccTAA